A genomic stretch from Cryomorphaceae bacterium 1068 includes:
- a CDS encoding D-alanine--D-alanine ligase encodes MKKTIGIVCGGYSGEAVVSMKSAQMLLNNIDREKYTPFQMVIEKSNWYTLVDDSRKPIDTKDFSFELNGKRIRPEICLVIVHGTPGEDGLLQGYFDMIDMPYTTGSVLNLALTFNKRYTNDVLNERGFHTAKGMLIQTPAKFDRNEVLNRLKLPVFVKPNQGGSSLGISKVSKAEELEASVEKAYRENSAILIEEFLDGREFTCGVICGKENYQALAVTEITTEREFFDYEAKYSLDQTKEITPAQLPKDLYETCRSTSEDIARSFECKGVIRIDYKLVEGVFHVIEINTVPGMTETSLVPQQAAAIGIGKAELIDLMIESASNQ; translated from the coding sequence ATGAAAAAAACTATTGGCATCGTTTGCGGTGGGTACTCGGGAGAGGCCGTTGTATCCATGAAATCAGCACAAATGCTTCTCAACAATATTGATCGTGAGAAGTACACGCCTTTTCAAATGGTGATTGAAAAGTCAAATTGGTATACTCTTGTCGACGATAGCAGAAAACCGATTGATACCAAAGACTTTTCGTTTGAACTCAATGGCAAACGGATTCGTCCGGAAATCTGTCTGGTAATCGTCCATGGAACTCCCGGTGAAGATGGTCTTCTGCAGGGATACTTCGATATGATCGACATGCCATATACAACCGGAAGCGTACTCAACTTGGCATTAACATTTAATAAGCGCTACACCAATGATGTGCTAAATGAGCGAGGTTTTCATACTGCCAAGGGAATGCTGATCCAAACTCCCGCTAAGTTCGACAGAAACGAAGTTTTGAATCGGCTAAAATTACCAGTCTTCGTTAAGCCAAATCAGGGTGGATCGAGCTTGGGAATCTCAAAAGTCTCCAAAGCCGAAGAACTAGAAGCTTCGGTAGAAAAGGCTTACCGCGAAAATTCGGCGATATTGATCGAAGAGTTTCTGGACGGAAGAGAGTTTACTTGTGGAGTAATTTGTGGCAAAGAAAACTACCAGGCTTTGGCTGTAACAGAGATCACCACGGAAAGAGAGTTCTTTGATTACGAAGCAAAATACAGTCTGGATCAAACCAAGGAAATCACACCCGCACAACTACCAAAAGATCTCTACGAAACTTGTCGATCTACCTCTGAAGATATAGCAAGGTCATTTGAATGCAAAGGGGTGATCAGAATAGACTACAAACTTGTGGAGGGCGTGTTTCATGTCATCGAAATAAACACCGTTCCCGGAATGACCGAAACGAGTTTGGTACCGCAGCAGGCGGCCGCCATAGGGATCGGCAAAGCTGAATTGATCGACCTGATGATCGAGTCAGCAAGTAATCAATAA
- a CDS encoding PASTA domain-containing protein, with amino-acid sequence MKGIIRFISSGRVWMNILLITIFISLVVFLTMQWLGMYTMHGESMSVPDIKGRSIENIETLLSNIDMTYEVTDSIYTDEYPRGTVVSQNPKSGKQVKKGRTVYLTINSILPEMAEAPDLIGKSKRIAVPILEISGLKLISLKYRPDESCTDCVVGLEYKGKRVEPGDKIRKGEGVVLILGQTSDVPTSAPDLLGLTYAEAYELIISSSLNVGSILSCAGCETANDTSAAFVVNQRPQRNEMINLGTFVDLYLTTDTSMVIDFKTAIDTIPDEFE; translated from the coding sequence ATGAAAGGAATTATTCGATTTATCAGTAGTGGAAGGGTTTGGATGAATATCCTTCTAATCACCATTTTTATTTCGTTGGTGGTCTTTTTGACCATGCAGTGGCTTGGTATGTATACCATGCATGGTGAGTCTATGAGTGTGCCCGATATAAAAGGGAGATCGATTGAAAATATTGAGACCCTCCTATCCAATATTGATATGACTTATGAGGTGACCGATAGTATTTACACCGACGAATATCCAAGAGGGACTGTAGTCTCACAAAATCCAAAGTCAGGCAAGCAAGTAAAAAAGGGTCGGACGGTATATCTTACCATCAATAGTATTCTGCCCGAGATGGCCGAAGCTCCTGATTTGATTGGGAAGTCAAAACGCATTGCAGTACCGATATTAGAAATATCAGGTTTGAAGTTGATCTCACTAAAATACCGACCTGACGAATCATGTACGGACTGTGTGGTGGGCTTGGAGTACAAGGGTAAGAGAGTTGAGCCGGGCGATAAAATTCGAAAAGGTGAAGGTGTTGTTCTGATACTTGGGCAAACCTCAGATGTTCCCACTTCCGCACCTGATCTGCTTGGGCTCACGTATGCCGAAGCTTACGAGTTGATTATCTCTTCTTCTTTGAATGTCGGAAGCATATTGTCTTGTGCGGGTTGTGAAACGGCCAATGACACTTCAGCAGCTTTTGTTGTGAATCAAAGACCTCAGAGAAATGAAATGATTAACCTAGGTACTTTTGTTGATCTTTATCTGACTACTGATACCTCAATGGTGATAGACTTTAAAACAGCCATAGACACGATTCCTGATGAATTCGAATAA
- the rdgB gene encoding RdgB/HAM1 family non-canonical purine NTP pyrophosphatase, with the protein MKIIFATNNPNKLAEIQNALGDDFELVSLKDIGFEGEIPETGRTLEANALQKATYIYDRYKVPVFADDTGLEVACLNGLPGVDTAHYSGSRDADANMQKLLSEMRFHDDRSAAFKTIIAFITEEDKKLFSGEIQGQIAKAKSGDSGFGYDPVFVPEGESRTFAEMTMDEKKQKNHRVRALKKFTDYLKGTY; encoded by the coding sequence ATGAAAATCATTTTCGCAACAAACAATCCCAATAAGCTAGCTGAGATTCAAAACGCTCTAGGTGATGATTTTGAGTTGGTTTCTCTAAAAGATATTGGCTTCGAAGGTGAGATTCCTGAAACGGGAAGAACCCTCGAGGCAAATGCCCTACAGAAAGCCACCTATATCTACGATCGCTATAAAGTTCCCGTTTTTGCTGATGACACGGGTTTGGAAGTCGCCTGTCTGAATGGCTTGCCGGGAGTAGATACAGCGCATTATTCGGGGAGCCGAGATGCTGATGCCAATATGCAGAAGCTATTGAGCGAGATGCGGTTTCATGATGATCGATCGGCTGCTTTTAAAACAATCATCGCATTCATTACTGAGGAGGACAAAAAGTTGTTTTCAGGAGAAATTCAAGGCCAAATTGCAAAAGCGAAAAGCGGGGATAGCGGCTTTGGCTATGACCCTGTTTTTGTACCCGAAGGTGAATCACGAACTTTTGCCGAGATGACGATGGATGAGAAGAAGCAGAAAAATCACCGCGTCAGGGCGCTGAAAAAATTTACGGATTATCTGAAAGGGACTTATTGA
- the recG gene encoding ATP-dependent DNA helicase RecG: MRKPRQFGGASYFYTRLNSFLHTPLNYVKGIGPAKAELLATELNIRTVEDLLQHYPFRYVDRSKVYPIGQLRETIDFVQIKGVLGTLTEEGVGKAKRLRSSLRDETGLVEFIWFKGLKWIKENLKPGKQYVAFGKVALYKGRPSMPHPELELSDEVKISDGYLQPIYSSTEKLTKRGMSSKGFEKAIRSVLTRPDFGWPETLSEGIREELKLVTKKQAIQLIHLPRNSNDTTHARRRLKFEELFFIQLELLLKKDVHAKQIRGFIFESVGDYFNTFYEKYLPFELTGAQKRVLKEIRRDFGSGRQMNRLLQGDVGSGKTMVSALAALMAIDNGFQASVMAPTEILANQHFETFSEMLNPLGLRVEILTGSTKTAKRREIHAGLMSGQVHLLVGTHALLEDKVQFKNIGLAVIDEQHRFGVAQRAKLWRKNTQPPHILVMTATPIPRTLAMTLYGDLEVSVIDELPPGRKPVDTSHVFDNARIKIFGFMEDQIRRGRQIYVVYPLIEESSTLDLKDLMDGYESIERRFPKPDYQISVVHGRMKPKDKDFEMNRFAEGKTQIMVATTVIEVGVNVPNASVMVIESAQRFGLSQLHQLRGRVGRGAEKSYCILVTDKKVSNEARKRMRTMVETNDGFRISEVDLELRGPGDLMGTRQSGDLDLNLANLATDGKILAFARNVAIDLLDEDPELKLEKNVNILRRAKEVIFNKPNWSRIS, translated from the coding sequence TTGAGAAAGCCCCGCCAATTTGGTGGGGCTTCCTATTTTTACACTCGATTGAACTCCTTCCTTCACACACCGCTCAATTACGTCAAGGGAATTGGCCCCGCCAAAGCCGAATTGTTGGCAACAGAGCTTAACATACGCACTGTTGAGGATTTGCTTCAGCATTACCCTTTTCGGTATGTAGATCGATCGAAGGTTTACCCGATCGGTCAACTGCGCGAAACGATCGACTTTGTCCAAATCAAAGGAGTTTTGGGAACGCTAACAGAAGAGGGAGTGGGCAAAGCCAAAAGACTCCGGTCATCGCTTAGAGATGAGACAGGGCTGGTCGAGTTCATCTGGTTTAAAGGATTGAAGTGGATTAAGGAAAATCTAAAGCCTGGTAAACAGTACGTGGCTTTTGGAAAAGTCGCACTTTACAAGGGCAGGCCTTCCATGCCACACCCCGAATTGGAGTTATCTGATGAGGTAAAGATATCCGATGGCTACCTCCAGCCCATTTATAGCTCGACTGAGAAATTAACCAAGCGCGGCATGAGCTCCAAAGGCTTTGAGAAAGCCATCCGAAGTGTTTTAACCAGACCTGATTTCGGTTGGCCCGAAACACTCTCCGAAGGAATTCGTGAAGAATTAAAACTCGTCACCAAGAAGCAGGCAATTCAACTTATTCATCTTCCGCGAAACTCGAATGACACGACTCACGCCCGTAGACGGTTAAAGTTTGAGGAACTGTTTTTTATTCAACTGGAGCTTCTGCTTAAAAAGGATGTTCACGCTAAGCAAATTCGCGGTTTCATTTTCGAATCGGTAGGCGACTACTTCAATACCTTTTACGAAAAGTACCTACCCTTCGAATTGACTGGAGCACAAAAGCGAGTGCTGAAAGAAATTAGAAGGGATTTTGGCTCAGGTCGTCAAATGAATCGGCTCCTCCAAGGTGATGTTGGAAGCGGCAAGACCATGGTATCAGCCCTCGCGGCCTTGATGGCCATTGACAATGGATTCCAAGCTTCGGTGATGGCGCCGACGGAGATTTTGGCCAACCAACATTTCGAGACTTTTTCGGAAATGCTCAATCCCTTGGGATTGCGGGTTGAAATTCTAACGGGTTCTACCAAAACAGCCAAGCGCCGAGAAATCCACGCCGGACTCATGTCGGGACAGGTTCACCTTTTGGTGGGTACACATGCCCTACTCGAAGACAAAGTGCAATTCAAGAATATTGGCCTAGCTGTCATTGATGAGCAACACCGATTCGGTGTAGCCCAACGGGCCAAGCTTTGGCGAAAAAATACCCAGCCACCTCACATCTTGGTAATGACGGCTACGCCAATTCCCAGAACTTTGGCAATGACGCTTTATGGTGATTTGGAGGTGAGCGTTATCGATGAGCTCCCGCCCGGACGAAAACCCGTTGATACAAGCCATGTTTTTGACAATGCTCGAATCAAGATTTTCGGCTTTATGGAAGATCAGATACGCCGTGGAAGGCAGATTTATGTGGTCTATCCACTGATCGAAGAATCCTCCACACTTGACCTAAAAGATTTGATGGATGGGTACGAAAGTATCGAGCGACGCTTCCCCAAACCCGATTACCAGATCAGTGTGGTGCATGGAAGGATGAAGCCTAAGGACAAGGATTTCGAAATGAACCGCTTTGCTGAAGGTAAAACCCAAATAATGGTCGCTACTACGGTGATTGAAGTGGGAGTCAACGTACCCAATGCCTCCGTTATGGTGATTGAAAGTGCCCAGCGATTTGGGCTTTCGCAGCTTCATCAGCTCAGAGGCCGTGTGGGAAGAGGAGCGGAGAAGTCTTATTGCATTCTCGTTACGGATAAGAAAGTTAGCAACGAAGCTCGCAAGCGAATGCGAACGATGGTGGAGACGAACGATGGCTTTCGGATTTCTGAAGTGGATCTCGAATTGCGCGGGCCCGGCGACTTGATGGGTACACGGCAGAGTGGTGATCTGGATCTAAACTTAGCCAATCTTGCGACCGATGGAAAGATTTTGGCTTTTGCCAGAAATGTAGCAATCGACTTGCTTGATGAAGATCCCGAGCTCAAACTCGAAAAGAACGTAAACATCCTTCGTCGAGCGAAAGAGGTCATCTTTAATAAGCCCAATTGGAGCAGGATTTCCTAG
- a CDS encoding lysophospholipid acyltransferase family protein, whose product MIHKIYYHSLRFVVRLAIKLFYRRIEIQGIENIPEEGPVLLAPNHQNAFIDALLPATLFPRTIHFLVRADVFKSNLARKFFNSIQMMPVYRQRDGVQNLAKNEETFRQCHEILRRGEVLLLFPEATHEGVRKLRPLSKGFTRILFGALQDGHEDLDIKVVPTGLNYSNYSDSQSRVLISYGKPISVQDYKAQIAENEARAMNALREKVFEELAEEIIHIEGKNAMKAFDVELERILPFYADSRTGYSSRKSGNPFYKSREAALQQTAADSSYFRRIFIYDSEMGKRKLQAPFFYINRRDAGYWVIQNIFLLIALPLFLLSWVLHAPSYFTVKALLGKYVKDRQFHSSIKLVGMLILFPLFGLIFSIVFGICYGKPLLVIPSVLLFFPLSVFIIRELRLPYRYCLTFWRMTFIRWKNKDLYRYLNRIEEDILENIDSHENHFRNKQSQ is encoded by the coding sequence ATGATCCACAAGATTTATTATCACAGTCTGCGTTTTGTAGTAAGACTTGCCATTAAGCTCTTCTATCGGCGGATAGAGATTCAAGGAATAGAGAATATTCCTGAAGAAGGCCCTGTTCTTTTGGCACCAAACCATCAGAATGCATTCATAGATGCACTGTTGCCGGCAACACTTTTTCCGCGCACCATTCATTTCTTAGTGAGAGCTGATGTCTTTAAATCTAACCTGGCAAGGAAGTTTTTTAACTCGATCCAAATGATGCCTGTTTACCGTCAGCGAGATGGTGTTCAAAATTTGGCCAAGAATGAGGAGACCTTCCGTCAGTGTCACGAAATTCTGCGTCGAGGGGAAGTGTTGTTGCTTTTTCCGGAAGCTACGCACGAAGGCGTTCGTAAACTGAGACCACTCAGTAAAGGCTTCACGAGAATACTATTTGGCGCTTTGCAAGATGGTCATGAGGATTTGGATATCAAGGTGGTTCCCACGGGCTTGAATTACAGCAATTATAGTGATTCTCAGTCGAGAGTCTTGATAAGTTACGGCAAGCCTATTTCCGTGCAAGACTACAAGGCTCAGATTGCAGAGAATGAGGCGCGCGCTATGAATGCGCTGAGAGAGAAAGTATTTGAGGAACTGGCAGAAGAAATTATCCACATTGAAGGTAAAAATGCCATGAAGGCTTTCGATGTGGAGCTCGAGCGTATCCTTCCCTTTTATGCTGATTCCAGGACGGGCTACAGCAGCCGTAAGTCGGGCAATCCATTTTACAAATCGCGAGAGGCAGCATTACAGCAAACAGCTGCTGACAGTAGCTATTTTCGCCGAATATTCATTTACGATTCAGAAATGGGTAAGCGAAAATTGCAGGCGCCATTCTTCTATATCAATAGAAGAGATGCGGGTTATTGGGTCATTCAAAATATCTTTTTGTTAATCGCTCTCCCTTTATTTTTACTCTCTTGGGTTTTACACGCTCCGTCTTATTTTACCGTGAAGGCGCTATTGGGAAAGTATGTAAAGGATCGTCAGTTTCACAGTTCGATTAAGCTTGTGGGCATGCTGATACTGTTCCCTCTTTTTGGTCTTATTTTTTCAATTGTCTTTGGCATTTGCTATGGAAAGCCGCTGTTAGTAATACCGTCGGTTTTGTTGTTCTTTCCGCTGAGCGTTTTTATCATCCGAGAGCTTCGGTTGCCCTACCGTTATTGCCTTACCTTTTGGCGAATGACTTTTATTCGTTGGAAAAACAAAGATTTGTACCGCTATCTGAACCGAATCGAGGAGGACATTCTCGAAAATATCGACTCTCATGAAAATCATTTTCGCAACAAACAATCCCAATAA
- a CDS encoding T9SS type A sorting domain-containing protein, whose amino-acid sequence MVAQEMIYPATIITEKAVAKKRVAKYEAKDDALVELPFVDDFSTDYFPGNEEENPILWENRYATLNNGLPLNAPTVGVVSFDGTDEVGYPYSFDSGSGPADTLTTCPINLDYDIDDGIGLSFYYQPKGITFFPPNASNDSLILEFFAPELDEWFWVWSTIDVSNTDEFTFVYIPITNTRYLKEGFKFRFRNIAFLQGLYSVWNVDYVWLDQNNINDDPIVNDVAFVNGPISFLQDYSAMPLPHYAESPADRMLEEVEVLFRNLNDGPRTLEGNEIVVSHEGTVTDVLQNFNEPPIAAQSTADYTHQLDDDGSQYVYDTSLEDEELILDVSIDLGTADFGPTASNNSFKFKQTFFTHYSYDDGSAEAGYAVAGSGSRLALKYTNFKSDSVWALRIYTMPIGINYENTPFTIKIWEDNAGVPGAELASTQHEFTYGQNEYQEQIIYQFEEPVFIPSGTFFIGYQQSSQSSGLRTGLDLNTSGNEGNLYFNDGNGWELTLAAAEASTMMHPMFTTEGYKDIVASTSQQNAIPGLRIYPNPASQWVVIESETQNILNVSIFDLSGRLIDQNQVTNTLDVSGLLPGIYLLQVADSQGRQSVKKLSIER is encoded by the coding sequence ATGGTAGCGCAAGAAATGATCTATCCGGCCACCATTATTACAGAAAAGGCTGTTGCCAAAAAGCGCGTTGCCAAATATGAAGCAAAGGATGATGCCTTGGTTGAGCTTCCCTTTGTAGATGATTTCAGCACAGATTATTTTCCCGGCAATGAGGAGGAAAACCCCATACTTTGGGAAAATCGATATGCGACTTTGAACAATGGCTTACCGCTTAATGCTCCGACTGTCGGTGTTGTAAGCTTTGATGGGACCGATGAGGTAGGTTATCCTTATTCTTTTGATTCGGGATCGGGTCCTGCAGATACACTCACGACTTGTCCTATTAATCTGGACTACGATATAGACGATGGGATCGGCCTTAGTTTTTACTACCAGCCCAAAGGGATAACTTTTTTTCCTCCCAATGCCTCCAATGACTCTTTGATACTGGAGTTCTTCGCTCCTGAATTGGATGAATGGTTTTGGGTTTGGTCAACGATCGATGTTTCCAATACCGATGAATTTACCTTCGTCTATATTCCTATTACCAATACACGTTACCTCAAAGAGGGCTTCAAGTTTCGCTTTAGAAACATAGCCTTTCTCCAAGGTCTGTACAGCGTTTGGAATGTAGATTACGTTTGGCTTGACCAAAACAATATCAACGATGATCCCATTGTGAACGATGTCGCTTTTGTAAACGGTCCCATTTCTTTCCTTCAGGATTATTCGGCTATGCCTCTACCGCATTATGCTGAGAGTCCGGCCGATAGAATGCTCGAAGAGGTTGAGGTTCTGTTTAGAAATTTGAATGATGGACCGAGGACATTGGAAGGAAATGAAATCGTTGTCTCGCATGAAGGTACGGTAACGGATGTATTGCAAAATTTCAATGAGCCGCCTATTGCAGCTCAGAGTACCGCTGATTACACCCATCAGCTTGACGATGATGGGAGCCAGTATGTTTACGATACTTCACTAGAAGATGAGGAGTTGATTTTAGATGTGAGCATAGACCTTGGTACGGCAGATTTTGGCCCAACGGCTAGCAATAACTCATTTAAGTTTAAGCAAACCTTCTTCACCCACTATTCATACGATGATGGTTCTGCTGAGGCGGGATATGCTGTAGCAGGCAGTGGGTCAAGATTGGCTTTGAAGTACACAAACTTTAAGTCAGATTCAGTTTGGGCGCTTCGAATTTATACCATGCCTATTGGTATTAACTACGAAAACACTCCGTTTACTATCAAAATTTGGGAAGACAACGCAGGTGTACCCGGAGCAGAGCTGGCCTCAACCCAGCATGAGTTCACTTATGGCCAAAATGAGTACCAAGAGCAGATAATTTATCAATTTGAAGAGCCTGTTTTTATCCCTTCGGGAACCTTCTTTATCGGATATCAGCAGTCTTCACAATCATCCGGTCTTCGCACAGGGCTTGACTTAAACACGAGCGGGAATGAAGGCAATCTTTATTTCAATGACGGAAACGGTTGGGAATTAACGCTTGCGGCGGCTGAAGCTTCTACAATGATGCACCCTATGTTTACTACTGAAGGTTACAAAGATATCGTTGCTTCTACAAGCCAACAAAACGCTATCCCTGGTCTACGCATTTATCCGAATCCGGCAAGTCAGTGGGTAGTGATAGAGTCTGAAACGCAGAATATTTTAAATGTCTCGATTTTTGATTTAAGCGGAAGATTGATTGATCAAAACCAAGTGACCAATACGCTTGATGTTTCCGGACTATTACCGGGAATTTACCTGCTGCAAGTTGCCGACTCTCAAGGGCGCCAAAGCGTAAAGAAACTTTCCATTGAGCGATAA
- the pheT gene encoding phenylalanine--tRNA ligase subunit beta codes for MKVSYNWLKNYLSFDLSPEEVSEILTDTGLEIEKLEPFESVPGGLKGVVVGHVTEAVQHPNADKLKVTKVDVGTGQLLNIVCGAPNVAQGQKVLVATVGTTLMPEPDKPFKIKKAKIRGEESFGMICAEDELGIGESHDGIMVLPEDTSVGEAAADILEVENDYVFEIGLTPNRTDAFGHYGVARDLAARLSLKNKVRATLPEVKVDIADGNPIIVKIEDADGCGQYAGLYIESVKVEPSPGWLQNRLRAIGLQPINTVVDVTNYVLHELGHPLHAFDADKIDGNTVFVKTLPEGTKFKTLDELERNLSSEDLMICDAKGGLCIAGVFGGIGSGVSEETTNVFLESAWFNPSRVRKTAKRHALNTDASFRYERGVDHEMTLFALKRAAQLIQELAGGTVRGPINHELTKLPEQSEISITLKRINDLCGANISAEELENILSSLDFEFEKSGEWYQLKVPSYRVDVTREADVVEEVLRIYGYNAIALPERMSISVSIPQKPEPNQVMQSLANSLSARGFSEIMSNGLTESAKIQKVVGEELAKDLVAMLNPLSMELDVLRPTLAISSLESISYNLNRQAERLMFYEIGTAYQKAEKAYKETLTLSIALVGDRFRESWNNQGQPFSYSDLSGEVKGVFEIMGITDLKAESGTHSFMTDVTVLKKGEKPFASFGVVSPRALKTYGIKKPVLFAEIDLTASLRKMKHATKTVDDLPKFPTVRRDLSLLLNKNIPFAEIEKLAFAKAGNMLKEVGLFDVYEGKNLPEGKKSYAISFTLRDEKKTLTDKKIEQTMAQIQSELETALGAELR; via the coding sequence ATGAAAGTCTCATATAATTGGCTCAAGAACTACCTTTCCTTCGATTTATCTCCTGAAGAAGTCTCTGAAATTCTAACGGATACAGGTTTGGAAATTGAGAAACTCGAGCCCTTCGAATCGGTGCCTGGAGGACTGAAAGGTGTGGTCGTTGGTCATGTTACCGAAGCGGTTCAGCATCCCAATGCCGATAAGCTAAAGGTGACCAAAGTGGATGTGGGAACAGGACAGTTGCTCAACATCGTTTGTGGGGCGCCAAATGTGGCTCAAGGCCAAAAAGTACTTGTAGCTACTGTTGGCACAACCTTGATGCCCGAACCAGACAAGCCTTTTAAGATAAAGAAGGCAAAGATTCGAGGGGAGGAAAGTTTTGGGATGATTTGCGCTGAAGATGAGCTGGGCATTGGCGAAAGCCACGATGGAATCATGGTGCTGCCTGAAGATACATCTGTTGGAGAAGCAGCAGCTGATATTCTTGAGGTAGAAAATGACTATGTTTTTGAAATTGGCTTAACGCCAAACAGAACTGATGCATTTGGTCACTACGGGGTAGCACGAGACTTGGCGGCGCGCCTGAGTTTGAAAAACAAAGTAAGAGCGACCCTTCCCGAAGTCAAAGTCGACATTGCTGATGGAAATCCCATAATCGTGAAAATCGAAGATGCCGATGGCTGCGGTCAATATGCGGGTCTTTATATTGAAAGCGTGAAAGTGGAGCCATCTCCCGGGTGGTTGCAAAACCGGTTGAGAGCCATCGGACTTCAACCCATTAACACAGTGGTAGATGTGACGAACTACGTGCTTCACGAATTGGGTCATCCGCTCCATGCTTTTGATGCCGATAAGATTGACGGAAATACTGTCTTCGTGAAAACGCTTCCTGAAGGAACTAAATTTAAAACTCTCGACGAGTTAGAGCGAAATCTCTCTTCTGAAGACCTGATGATTTGCGATGCCAAAGGCGGACTTTGTATCGCCGGGGTTTTTGGAGGCATAGGGTCAGGAGTCAGCGAAGAAACCACGAATGTCTTTTTAGAGAGTGCTTGGTTTAATCCGTCTCGAGTGAGAAAAACGGCCAAGCGTCACGCTTTGAATACCGATGCCTCTTTTCGCTACGAGCGGGGAGTTGACCATGAGATGACTCTTTTCGCATTGAAACGAGCGGCTCAGCTTATTCAAGAATTAGCAGGTGGAACAGTTCGCGGACCCATCAACCATGAGTTGACCAAGCTACCTGAGCAAAGCGAAATCAGCATTACACTCAAAAGAATCAACGACCTCTGCGGTGCAAATATATCCGCCGAAGAGTTGGAGAATATTCTGTCTTCTCTTGATTTTGAATTTGAAAAGTCGGGAGAGTGGTATCAGCTTAAAGTACCATCCTATCGTGTGGATGTGACACGCGAGGCAGACGTGGTAGAAGAGGTGCTGAGAATCTATGGCTACAATGCCATTGCTTTACCCGAAAGGATGTCGATTTCGGTGAGTATTCCACAAAAACCCGAGCCCAACCAGGTGATGCAGTCATTGGCAAATTCCCTTTCTGCAAGAGGGTTTTCTGAGATCATGTCAAACGGATTGACTGAATCGGCCAAGATTCAAAAAGTGGTAGGAGAAGAGCTGGCCAAAGATTTGGTAGCCATGCTAAATCCCTTGAGTATGGAATTGGATGTGCTAAGACCGACCTTGGCCATCAGCTCATTGGAATCCATTTCTTATAACCTGAATCGGCAAGCCGAACGATTGATGTTTTACGAAATTGGTACGGCCTATCAAAAAGCAGAAAAAGCCTACAAGGAGACGTTGACCCTTTCCATTGCTTTGGTTGGTGATCGCTTTCGCGAAAGCTGGAACAACCAAGGTCAACCTTTTTCATACTCGGACCTTTCGGGTGAGGTAAAAGGCGTTTTTGAAATCATGGGAATTACCGATTTAAAAGCAGAATCAGGAACGCATTCCTTTATGACGGATGTCACTGTGCTGAAAAAGGGAGAGAAACCTTTTGCTTCTTTTGGTGTGGTGAGCCCTAGGGCATTGAAAACCTACGGGATCAAAAAACCTGTTCTTTTTGCAGAGATTGACCTCACCGCTTCCTTGCGCAAGATGAAACACGCCACCAAAACGGTGGACGACTTACCGAAATTTCCCACCGTTCGGCGCGACTTATCGCTTCTGCTCAACAAGAATATTCCTTTTGCTGAAATTGAGAAATTGGCTTTTGCGAAAGCCGGAAATATGCTGAAAGAAGTTGGTCTGTTTGATGTTTACGAAGGAAAAAATTTGCCGGAAGGCAAGAAGAGTTATGCCATTTCATTCACCTTGAGGGATGAAAAGAAAACGCTGACCGACAAGAAAATAGAACAAACCATGGCTCAAATTCAGAGCGAACTGGAAACAGCATTGGGAGCGGAGTTAAGATGA